Proteins found in one Mucilaginibacter gracilis genomic segment:
- a CDS encoding KUP/HAK/KT family potassium transporter: MTPHLKKLSFAGMLITLGIIFGDIGTSPLYVFQTLLVEGGKVDEALVLGSISCIFWTLTLQTTFKYIVITLQADNNGEGGIFSLYALVRRYGKWLAIPAIIGAGCLLADGIITPPISVASAIEGLNLVPAFSSAIVAGNNLVIGIVIGIIVLLFFFQQFGTKVVGSAFGPVMLMWFLMIGVLGAMQFVHYPSIIKAFNPYYGYRLLVYHPSGFWLLGAVFLCTTGAEALYSDLGHCGRKNIQISWIFVKTTLLLNYLGQAAWVLTRPAGFDFNSVNPFFQIVPPSFLLPCIALATLATIIASQALISGSFTLISEAVSMNFWPRITIKFPSNIRGQIYIPSINWILCVGCILVTLYFRKVEAMTAAYGFSITIAMLTTTILMYYFMRYVKHWPAWLVIIILCVFLSVESSFFITNSVKILKRLFFLVFEFGLIFTMYIWFRARKINNRFLHFIDLKDQIPMLNALSKDTSVAKYSTHLIYLTKANNAKQIEQKIMYSIMSRSPKRADTYWFVHIERTDEPFTMEYSIDQIEPGKVIRIEFRLGFRIQPKVNVLYRKVVEDMVARNEIDITSNYESLRQYKIAADFRFIIMEKFLSYNNLFNVSEGFILRCYFAIKKMAQSEAKAFGLDTSETRIEKIPLVVKPVNNISLKRIEPHLAEFS, from the coding sequence ATGACCCCTCATTTAAAAAAGCTATCCTTTGCAGGGATGCTCATCACCCTCGGAATTATTTTTGGCGATATCGGTACATCGCCATTGTATGTTTTTCAAACCTTGTTAGTAGAAGGCGGCAAAGTAGATGAGGCCCTTGTATTGGGCTCTATCTCCTGCATCTTCTGGACGCTTACACTGCAAACAACCTTTAAGTACATTGTTATTACTTTACAAGCCGATAATAATGGCGAGGGTGGTATATTTTCGTTATACGCACTGGTTAGGCGGTACGGTAAATGGCTGGCCATTCCGGCAATTATTGGTGCAGGCTGTTTATTGGCCGATGGTATCATTACCCCGCCCATATCGGTAGCATCAGCCATCGAAGGTTTGAATTTGGTACCTGCTTTCTCAAGTGCAATTGTGGCGGGCAATAACCTTGTTATAGGTATTGTGATAGGCATTATTGTGCTGCTGTTTTTTTTCCAGCAGTTTGGTACTAAGGTGGTAGGTTCGGCATTTGGCCCGGTTATGTTAATGTGGTTTTTAATGATCGGGGTTTTAGGTGCTATGCAGTTTGTTCATTACCCATCTATCATCAAAGCTTTTAACCCTTATTATGGCTATAGGTTGCTGGTTTATCACCCAAGCGGTTTTTGGTTGCTGGGTGCTGTTTTTTTATGCACCACCGGTGCCGAAGCGCTATACTCAGATTTGGGCCACTGTGGCCGAAAAAACATCCAGATTAGCTGGATATTTGTAAAAACAACTTTGCTGTTAAACTATTTGGGGCAAGCTGCATGGGTATTAACCCGCCCGGCCGGTTTTGATTTTAATAGTGTTAACCCATTCTTCCAGATAGTGCCGCCATCGTTTTTATTGCCTTGTATTGCACTGGCAACCTTGGCAACCATTATTGCCAGCCAGGCTTTAATAAGCGGTTCGTTCACCCTGATAAGCGAAGCCGTAAGTATGAACTTTTGGCCACGTATAACCATTAAATTCCCATCTAACATTCGCGGGCAAATTTATATACCCAGCATTAACTGGATATTGTGTGTGGGCTGTATTTTGGTAACCCTTTATTTCCGCAAGGTTGAAGCCATGACAGCCGCCTACGGTTTTAGTATTACCATAGCCATGCTTACAACTACCATTTTAATGTACTATTTTATGCGTTATGTTAAGCATTGGCCTGCATGGTTGGTTATTATTATATTATGTGTATTCCTGAGTGTCGAGTCATCGTTCTTCATCACTAACTCGGTAAAAATATTAAAACGGTTATTCTTCCTGGTGTTTGAGTTTGGCTTAATATTTACCATGTATATTTGGTTTAGGGCCCGTAAAATCAACAACCGCTTTCTGCACTTTATCGACCTGAAAGATCAGATCCCGATGCTTAACGCTTTGAGTAAAGATACCTCGGTAGCAAAATATTCAACCCACCTTATTTATTTAACCAAGGCTAATAACGCTAAACAAATTGAGCAAAAAATAATGTACTCGATAATGAGCCGCAGCCCTAAGCGTGCCGATACTTATTGGTTTGTACACATTGAACGCACCGACGAGCCTTTTACTATGGAGTACAGTATTGACCAGATAGAACCCGGCAAGGTAATACGGATTGAATTTAGGTTAGGTTTTAGGATACAGCCTAAGGTAAACGTGTTATACCGAAAGGTGGTTGAAGATATGGTTGCGCGAAACGAGATTGATATTACAAGCAACTACGAATCGTTACGGCAATACAAAATTGCGGCCGATTTCAGGTTTATTATTATGGAAAAATTCTTGTCGTATAACAACCTGTTTAACGTTAGCGAAGGGTTTATTTTACGTTGTTATTTTGCCATTAAAAAAATGGCACAATCGGAAGCGAAAGCTTTTGGCCTGGATACCAGCGAAACCCGAATTGAGAAAATACCACTGGTGGTTAAACCAGTAAATAACATATCGCTAAAAAGGATTGAACCACATCTTGCTGAATTTAGCTGA
- a CDS encoding GH25 family lysozyme, with the protein MVLIIASPFYYKYIASGFLTGWHWINDIGENPNYRHYKSFNIHVNEKYTIHGIDVSYAQGKIDWLKVKTMEENGMHITFAFIKATEGEQFVDSYFQLNWREAAKTGLICGAYHFFRPAKNGKIQAALFLKTVKLEKNDMPLVVDIEKLDGVSPERMRLALNDFFTYLRYKTRVKPIIYSGLSFYVDYLKGYYDGYPLWIAHYDKPELSVNRAANWLFWQHTSKATVNGIHHVVDFDTFKGDSLAFKQILMP; encoded by the coding sequence TTGGTATTAATTATTGCATCGCCTTTTTACTACAAGTACATCGCTTCGGGCTTTTTAACGGGCTGGCACTGGATAAACGATATTGGCGAAAACCCAAACTACCGCCATTATAAAAGTTTCAACATACACGTAAACGAAAAATATACCATCCACGGCATTGATGTATCCTACGCCCAGGGTAAAATAGATTGGTTAAAGGTTAAAACCATGGAAGAAAACGGAATGCATATTACCTTCGCCTTTATTAAGGCAACCGAAGGCGAGCAATTTGTTGATTCGTACTTTCAGCTTAACTGGCGCGAAGCTGCAAAAACCGGACTGATTTGCGGTGCTTATCATTTTTTTAGGCCGGCCAAAAATGGCAAAATACAGGCGGCCTTATTTTTAAAAACCGTTAAGCTTGAAAAAAATGATATGCCTTTAGTGGTGGACATTGAAAAACTGGACGGCGTTTCGCCCGAAAGGATGCGCCTGGCCCTAAACGATTTTTTTACTTACCTGCGTTATAAAACCCGCGTTAAACCAATTATTTACTCGGGCCTAAGTTTTTATGTTGACTACCTTAAAGGATATTATGACGGTTATCCGTTATGGATAGCCCATTATGATAAACCCGAACTGAGTGTTAACCGCGCCGCAAACTGGCTGTTTTGGCAGCACACCAGCAAAGCCACAGTTAACGGCATCCATCATGTTGTAGATTTTGACACCTTTAAGGGCGATAGCCTTGCTTTTAAACAAATACTGATGCCTTAA
- a CDS encoding YtxH domain-containing protein, with amino-acid sequence MGFIKTFVLGAAVAYGVQHITKKREDGSSILSDFLDNPSDLVNKAKAYAEDTASQVARSVKEKVVL; translated from the coding sequence ATGGGATTTATTAAAACATTTGTGCTGGGTGCGGCAGTAGCTTACGGCGTTCAGCATATCACAAAAAAGAGAGAAGACGGATCTTCCATATTGAGCGACTTTTTAGACAATCCGTCGGATTTGGTTAACAAAGCAAAGGCATACGCCGAAGACACTGCCAGCCAGGTTGCCCGGTCTGTTAAAGAAAAGGTTGTATTGTAG
- a CDS encoding PAS domain-containing hybrid sensor histidine kinase/response regulator has translation MWLQGVATHNQVNGDATIFNGILHNVTTYKYADEMLAETGKLTKTGAWELDLATMTPYWSEEVYKIHELDPAIRPDLENALSFYLPEGREIIKEAIAKSMSTGEPWDFELPFITAKGKAIWVRSSGKAKFKNGTTTKLYGVFQDITDRKLAEENLRVIFEFSPDAHLLVGAKGILDCNNAAVNLYGCQSKEELLSFHPAIFSPDCQPDGIYSDVKAKEMDRVAYEKGFHQFEWQHKRLNGELFFVLVTLSLVKINHEQVLLAVLHEITAQKKAEEMIRRNEAMLSETQELTHSGSWESDLVTGKNYWSAEAFRIFGIEPETDGPSTETFGKMIHPDDKELYINEVKQLITTAQVSNFDLRIVLPNGTMKVINAIGKPYLNEKGEVTKIYGAIVDITGRKNAEQELIKAKEQAEQATLAKSQFLSTMSHEIRTPMNAVIGFTNLLLQKNPSPEQLEYLNVLKFSGDNLLVLINDILDFSKIEEGKIEFEMADFSVEDLVNNVRQALLHRANEKGLKLKLIIDKDVADAVVGDQVRLGQILTNLINNAIKFTSKGKVTISAVLESRDHQNTVIDFEIADTGIGIAKDKITSVFERFTQASSDTTRKFGGTGLGLAITKKLIELQGGSIHVESEPGVGSAFKFRLTFKNGSNDLIKNKPRLVQPVSRSLKGVKVLMAEDNEINVMLIKQFMKLWEIEYDIVSNGLEAIAKVQANDYDMIFMDLQMPEMDGYEAASAIRNLDGEKFKLIPIIALTASAMLDIKDKAFEAGMNDYISKPFNPDDLHQKIENYSAAQLHGKREAY, from the coding sequence ATGTGGCTACAGGGTGTAGCTACACACAACCAGGTAAACGGCGATGCCACCATTTTTAACGGCATTTTACATAATGTTACCACTTACAAGTACGCAGATGAAATGCTTGCCGAGACAGGCAAACTCACCAAAACAGGTGCCTGGGAGCTCGACTTAGCTACGATGACCCCCTATTGGTCCGAAGAGGTGTACAAAATCCATGAGCTTGATCCGGCTATTAGGCCCGATCTGGAAAATGCCTTGTCATTTTATCTGCCCGAAGGTAGAGAAATTATAAAAGAAGCTATTGCAAAATCAATGTCAACCGGCGAACCCTGGGATTTTGAATTGCCTTTTATTACCGCAAAGGGAAAAGCGATATGGGTGCGTTCGTCCGGAAAAGCTAAGTTTAAAAACGGAACGACAACAAAATTATACGGCGTTTTTCAGGATATTACCGATAGAAAATTAGCTGAGGAAAACCTGCGTGTAATATTTGAATTTTCGCCCGATGCACACCTGTTAGTAGGCGCCAAAGGTATATTAGATTGTAATAACGCCGCTGTTAATCTTTATGGTTGCCAAAGTAAAGAAGAACTTCTTTCTTTTCATCCGGCCATCTTTTCACCTGACTGTCAGCCAGATGGGATATATTCTGACGTCAAAGCCAAAGAGATGGACAGAGTGGCGTATGAAAAGGGATTTCACCAGTTTGAATGGCAACATAAGCGCCTTAATGGTGAATTGTTTTTTGTACTGGTAACCCTAAGCCTTGTAAAAATAAACCATGAGCAAGTACTGTTAGCCGTTTTGCACGAAATTACTGCACAAAAGAAGGCCGAAGAAATGATACGGCGCAACGAGGCTATGCTATCCGAAACACAGGAACTTACACACAGCGGCAGTTGGGAATCCGACCTCGTTACAGGTAAAAACTACTGGTCGGCTGAGGCATTTCGCATTTTTGGGATCGAACCGGAAACGGATGGCCCATCAACAGAAACTTTTGGCAAAATGATACACCCCGACGATAAGGAGCTGTACATTAACGAAGTTAAACAGTTAATTACTACAGCCCAGGTTTCGAACTTTGACCTCCGAATTGTTTTGCCCAATGGTACCATGAAAGTTATTAACGCCATTGGCAAGCCTTACTTAAACGAAAAGGGCGAGGTAACAAAAATATATGGTGCTATTGTAGATATTACCGGCCGTAAAAACGCCGAACAAGAGCTGATAAAAGCCAAGGAACAGGCCGAGCAGGCTACCCTTGCAAAATCGCAGTTTTTGTCGACAATGAGCCACGAGATCAGAACGCCTATGAACGCCGTGATAGGCTTTACTAATTTACTTCTGCAAAAAAACCCAAGCCCCGAACAACTGGAATACCTCAACGTTTTGAAATTTTCGGGAGATAACCTGTTGGTATTAATTAACGATATTTTGGATTTCAGCAAAATTGAGGAAGGTAAGATTGAATTTGAAATGGCAGATTTTAGCGTTGAAGATTTGGTTAACAACGTTAGGCAGGCCTTACTGCACCGCGCCAACGAAAAAGGCTTAAAACTAAAGCTGATAATTGATAAAGATGTTGCAGACGCTGTAGTTGGCGACCAGGTACGGTTAGGGCAAATATTAACAAACCTCATCAATAATGCCATCAAATTTACATCTAAAGGCAAAGTAACTATCTCGGCAGTTTTAGAAAGCAGAGACCACCAAAACACTGTTATTGACTTTGAAATTGCTGATACCGGTATAGGGATTGCCAAAGATAAAATTACCTCAGTATTTGAAAGATTTACGCAAGCCAGTTCGGATACAACCCGCAAGTTTGGCGGAACAGGCCTTGGCCTTGCCATCACAAAAAAATTAATTGAATTGCAGGGCGGGAGTATCCATGTAGAAAGCGAACCTGGTGTAGGTTCTGCTTTTAAATTTCGATTAACATTTAAAAACGGCTCTAACGATCTCATCAAAAACAAACCCCGCCTTGTACAACCGGTAAGCCGCAGCTTAAAAGGAGTTAAAGTACTAATGGCCGAGGATAATGAGATAAACGTGATGCTGATAAAGCAATTTATGAAATTATGGGAAATAGAATATGATATAGTTTCTAACGGACTGGAAGCAATAGCTAAGGTGCAGGCAAATGATTATGATATGATATTTATGGATTTACAAATGCCAGAGATGGATGGTTACGAGGCAGCATCGGCCATTAGAAATTTAGACGGCGAAAAATTTAAACTCATTCCTATTATTGCATTAACAGCTTCGGCTATGTTAGATATTAAAGATAAAGCCTTTGAGGCCGGCATGAACGATTACATCAGCAAGCCGTTTAACCCCGACGATTTACATCAAAAAATTGAAAATTATAGTGCTGCCCAACTGCATGGAAAGCGAGAAGCGTACTAA